One genomic region from Campylobacter concisus encodes:
- the hemC gene encoding hydroxymethylbilane synthase: protein MKEIKIATRKSILALWQSEHIKARIEAQHKGMKVVLEGMKTKGDVILDTPLAKIGGKGLFTKELEDSMLKGETDIAVHSLKDVPVVFPEGLKLAVICSREDTRDAMISEKFAKFSDLPNGAKVGTTSLRRKMQLLIMRPDLEIISLRGNVQTRLRKLKEGEFDAIILAMAGINRLNLKAEVAHIYTFGFDEMIPAMGQGALGVEARDEKQILDEISFLNDENAVIETTIERDFVSVLEGGCQVPIGISARLKGDEISIDAIVGLSDGSEFIKDSLKTSKDKFQSVGKELAHKFIEKGARELLKRAEEMV from the coding sequence ATGAAAGAGATAAAAATAGCAACTAGAAAGAGTATCTTAGCGCTTTGGCAAAGCGAGCATATCAAGGCTAGGATCGAGGCGCAGCACAAGGGCATGAAGGTCGTGCTTGAGGGCATGAAGACAAAGGGTGACGTGATCCTTGACACACCACTAGCTAAGATCGGAGGTAAGGGGCTTTTTACAAAAGAGCTTGAAGATAGCATGCTAAAAGGCGAGACCGATATCGCGGTACATAGCCTAAAAGACGTGCCTGTCGTATTTCCAGAAGGGCTTAAACTAGCGGTCATTTGCTCACGCGAGGATACTAGAGATGCGATGATAAGTGAGAAATTTGCTAAATTTAGCGACCTACCGAACGGTGCAAAGGTTGGCACAACGAGCCTGCGCCGCAAGATGCAGCTACTTATCATGAGGCCTGATCTTGAGATCATCTCGCTTAGAGGTAATGTGCAAACTAGACTTAGAAAGCTAAAAGAGGGCGAATTTGACGCGATAATTTTGGCGATGGCTGGCATAAACCGCCTAAATTTAAAGGCTGAAGTGGCGCACATCTACACATTTGGCTTTGACGAGATGATACCTGCGATGGGTCAGGGCGCTCTTGGTGTCGAGGCTAGAGATGAGAAGCAAATTTTAGATGAGATCTCTTTTTTAAATGATGAAAATGCAGTCATAGAAACGACTATAGAGCGTGACTTTGTAAGCGTTTTGGAGGGTGGCTGCCAAGTGCCAATAGGCATAAGCGCAAGGCTAAAAGGAGATGAAATTTCTATCGATGCGATCGTTGGCCTATCTGATGGAAGCGAGTTTATAAAAGATAGCTTAAAAACCAGTAAGGATAAATTTCAAAGTGTCGGCAAGGAGCTAGCGCATAAATTTATAGAAAAAGGGGCGAGAGAGCTGCTAAAACGTGCCGAGGAGATGGTGTAG
- a CDS encoding AAA family ATPase, which produces MQIDIKNIGLIKNASINLNGLTIIAGENDSGKSTIGKILFSIVKAVSRHKEEFEEDRENNIRNIVENIYFILRRETNFEENIKIRELFYPTYFLDDINSRGVDAVNDRIREVEKDNTKKLMYDLLIKLASVLLQEDNIIENIKRAFKKIIYSEFLDDVINRKSKEANIVITENANSILEIKMFSNSLCDIFVYDDLFFNDATIIETPMMLNYQESIYKARTFFEPRNRAEMLRRLGTANIQLHTKDLDMKLRESIYGGDPSNNNISSIIKGKINYNRNSREFEFAKKNNDIYKILNVASGIKAFGILQMLINGNFMDSRSLLIIDEPEVHLHPKWQLEYVKVIVEICKIYDSKVIITTHSPYIVDAFETYSKENTEFYTSIRNEDGSYNIEKVDNMDIIYKKLHEPFLKLEKDSLRDFEW; this is translated from the coding sequence ATGCAAATAGATATAAAAAATATAGGGTTAATAAAAAATGCTTCTATAAATCTTAATGGATTAACTATTATAGCTGGTGAAAATGATAGTGGAAAAAGTACAATAGGAAAGATTTTATTTTCAATAGTAAAGGCTGTTAGTAGACACAAGGAGGAGTTTGAAGAAGATAGAGAAAATAATATTAGAAACATAGTAGAAAACATATATTTTATATTAAGGCGTGAAACTAATTTTGAAGAAAATATCAAAATAAGAGAGTTGTTTTATCCAACATATTTTCTTGATGATATAAATTCGAGAGGTGTCGATGCAGTAAACGATAGAATACGTGAAGTTGAAAAAGATAACACTAAAAAATTAATGTATGACTTACTTATTAAATTAGCTAGTGTTTTATTGCAAGAAGATAATATAATTGAGAATATTAAGCGTGCCTTTAAAAAAATAATTTATTCTGAATTTTTAGATGATGTTATTAATAGAAAAAGTAAAGAAGCAAATATTGTAATAACTGAGAATGCAAATAGTATATTAGAGATAAAAATGTTCAGTAATAGTTTGTGTGATATTTTTGTATATGATGATTTATTTTTTAATGACGCAACAATTATTGAAACTCCAATGATGTTAAATTACCAAGAAAGCATATATAAAGCAAGAACTTTTTTTGAACCTAGAAACAGGGCTGAAATGTTGAGAAGATTAGGAACTGCCAATATTCAATTACACACAAAGGATCTTGATATGAAATTAAGAGAATCTATTTATGGTGGTGATCCAAGCAACAACAATATAAGTAGTATTATAAAAGGAAAAATAAACTATAATCGCAATAGTAGAGAATTTGAATTTGCAAAAAAAAATAATGATATTTATAAAATTCTCAATGTTGCTAGTGGAATTAAAGCTTTTGGCATTTTACAAATGCTTATCAACGGTAATTTTATGGATAGTCGAAGTTTGCTGATTATTGACGAGCCAGAAGTGCATTTGCACCCTAAATGGCAACTCGAGTATGTTAAAGTAATAGTTGAAATTTGTAAAATTTATGATTCTAAAGTTATCATAACTACTCATAGCCCTTATATAGTTGATGCTTTTGAAACATATTCTAAAGAAAATACGGAATTTTACACCTCAATAAGAAATGAAGACGGTAGCTATAATATTGAAAAGGTAGATAATATGGATATTATATATAAAAAGCTACATGAGCCTTTTTTAAAGCTAGAAAAAGACTCTTTGAGAGATTTTGAATGGTAG
- a CDS encoding peptidoglycan DD-metalloendopeptidase family protein, with product MPRIFIIFVILSINLYAIKPSVEELSWPNGSNFLNFLETNKIPLSLYYNLTTEDQELTEEIIAGTKYQIYKDDNGNTKQVLIPVSDELQMHIFRDDNDKFKLEFLPISYQSEDKFLALKVDKSVSEDIFDYTGSGTLALGFKEIFKGSGIDFKKINKGDTIAIVYNQKIRMGRSFGTPEIYAAMIETKNKRYVMYKFEDKFYDKNGKKNDKFLLVRPLANARITSAFTLKRWHPILQRYRAHLGVDYGAPKGTPIKAAGDGTVKFVGQKSGYGRTVIISHAGGYETLYAHLNGFAKGIKGGLKVKQGTLIAYVGTSGMSTGPHLHFGLYRDNKPINPESAIKVVKSLEDKKESAKFKAVVSKNDELIKNALNNEKEYHKVEFFPNVIEF from the coding sequence ATGCCTCGTATTTTTATAATTTTTGTAATATTATCTATAAATTTATACGCTATAAAACCAAGTGTCGAAGAGCTCAGTTGGCCAAATGGTAGCAATTTTTTAAATTTCTTAGAGACAAACAAAATCCCACTTTCACTTTACTACAACTTAACAACCGAAGATCAAGAGCTAACAGAAGAGATCATCGCTGGCACAAAATATCAAATTTACAAAGACGACAATGGCAACACCAAACAAGTATTAATCCCTGTTAGTGACGAACTTCAAATGCATATTTTTAGAGATGATAATGATAAATTTAAACTCGAATTTCTTCCTATCTCTTATCAAAGCGAGGATAAATTTTTAGCCTTAAAGGTGGACAAATCAGTCTCTGAAGACATTTTTGACTACACTGGCTCTGGCACTCTAGCTCTTGGCTTTAAAGAAATTTTTAAAGGAAGTGGCATTGATTTTAAAAAGATAAACAAAGGCGATACGATTGCTATCGTTTATAATCAAAAAATACGTATGGGCCGCTCTTTTGGCACTCCAGAAATTTATGCTGCGATGATAGAAACGAAAAATAAACGATATGTTATGTATAAATTTGAAGATAAATTTTATGATAAAAATGGCAAGAAAAATGATAAATTTTTACTAGTCCGCCCTCTTGCAAACGCTAGAATCACATCAGCTTTTACCCTAAAAAGATGGCACCCCATTCTCCAAAGATATAGAGCGCATCTTGGTGTTGACTACGGTGCTCCAAAAGGCACACCTATCAAGGCAGCAGGCGATGGTACAGTTAAATTTGTCGGACAAAAAAGCGGATATGGCAGAACCGTTATCATCTCTCACGCTGGTGGCTACGAGACGCTTTATGCTCATCTAAATGGCTTTGCTAAAGGCATAAAAGGCGGACTAAAAGTCAAGCAAGGCACGCTTATAGCCTACGTTGGCACAAGCGGTATGAGCACAGGGCCACATCTTCATTTTGGTCTTTATAGGGACAATAAGCCTATCAATCCAGAAAGTGCAATAAAGGTCGTTAAAAGCCTAGAGGATAAGAAAGAATCAGCTAAATTTAAAGCAGTTGTTAGTAAAAATGATGAGCTAATAAAAAATGCTTTAAATAATGAAAAAGAGTACCACAAAGTGGAATTTTTTCCTAATGTAATAGAATTTTAA
- a CDS encoding NUDIX domain-containing protein yields MDTTITNLEILPLGESKYLKPFKIKFEQNGVKRDWDCVKVMNSVSIFLYHEQKDAFLFVKQFRPAVWYSQEKENLKTNEQGFTYELCAGLMDKGLSEEQTAREEAIEEVGYELKEIERITMTYGAFGFGGNMQTMFYAKIDESMKVNSGGGVDGEDIELVFIKREDMMKFAFDESKVKGFGLIFAYLWWEKFKS; encoded by the coding sequence ATGGATACTACTATAACGAATTTAGAAATTTTACCACTGGGCGAGTCAAAATATCTAAAGCCCTTTAAGATTAAATTTGAGCAAAATGGGGTTAAAAGAGACTGGGACTGCGTAAAAGTGATGAATAGCGTTAGTATTTTTTTATATCACGAGCAAAAGGATGCCTTTTTGTTTGTAAAGCAGTTTCGCCCGGCTGTTTGGTACTCGCAAGAGAAAGAAAATTTAAAAACAAATGAGCAAGGCTTTACTTATGAGCTTTGCGCAGGGCTTATGGATAAAGGACTAAGCGAAGAGCAAACAGCTAGAGAAGAAGCGATCGAAGAAGTGGGCTATGAGCTAAAAGAGATAGAGCGTATCACGATGACATACGGTGCTTTTGGCTTTGGAGGCAATATGCAAACGATGTTTTACGCAAAGATCGATGAGAGCATGAAGGTAAATTCTGGCGGTGGCGTCGATGGCGAAGATATAGAGCTTGTTTTTATAAAACGAGAAGACATGATGAAATTTGCCTTTGACGAGAGCAAAGTCAAGGGTTTTGGGCTTATCTTTGCTTATTTGTGGTGGGAGAAATTTAAAAGCTAA
- the mgtE gene encoding magnesium transporter — protein sequence MSQELEEAKELIDQHLDENLEDNELSPYELAQHLKTLKKHDEELFAQYLEKLDPEILGDVAIELPDHMLKDVIEQLPAEKIVEALEELESDDATDLLQYIEDIDEDKARELFNELDRENQNEILRLRSYEEDRAGAHMQTELFSAHLEEKLGNAVARLRREKQEGKLENISQLFIIDKNGVLQYAIPLEDLILFDFTKTLKQNIESAQIDHYKPHVANDMDLMQNVADMFQEYDLNVIAVTSSTGILLGRITSDDIHDYIQESATEQIYNLAGVDDESEEDDTLFKAGRGRAVWLGVNLLTALFSSSIIGLFDETIAAYVALAVLMPIVASMGGNTGTQALAVTVRRLALGEIEFKDAKHVLKREVSISLINGLIFGVVMGIIASVWFDKGMLGVVIGLSMVTNLFFAGFFGTIIPLTLRRFNIDPAVGSAVILTTFTDAIGFFSFLGLAKWILL from the coding sequence TTGAGCCAAGAACTAGAAGAAGCAAAAGAGCTGATAGATCAGCATTTAGATGAAAATTTAGAAGATAATGAACTCTCACCTTACGAGCTAGCCCAACACCTAAAAACGCTAAAGAAACACGACGAAGAGCTCTTTGCTCAGTATCTTGAGAAGCTAGATCCTGAAATTTTAGGTGATGTTGCTATCGAGCTACCTGATCACATGCTAAAAGATGTGATCGAACAACTTCCAGCTGAAAAGATCGTAGAAGCTCTTGAAGAGCTAGAGAGCGATGATGCGACTGATTTGCTTCAATACATCGAGGATATCGATGAGGATAAAGCTAGAGAGCTTTTTAACGAGCTTGATAGAGAAAACCAAAATGAAATTTTAAGACTTAGAAGCTACGAAGAAGATAGAGCTGGTGCTCACATGCAAACAGAGCTTTTTTCGGCTCACCTTGAAGAAAAGCTTGGCAATGCAGTAGCAAGACTTAGACGAGAAAAGCAAGAAGGCAAGCTAGAAAATATCTCTCAGCTTTTTATCATCGATAAAAATGGCGTTTTACAATACGCTATCCCACTTGAAGATCTTATACTTTTTGATTTTACAAAGACACTAAAGCAAAATATCGAGTCAGCGCAGATCGATCACTACAAACCACACGTTGCAAATGATATGGACCTTATGCAAAATGTCGCTGATATGTTTCAAGAGTACGATCTAAACGTTATCGCTGTTACTAGTAGCACTGGAATTTTGCTTGGTCGTATCACGTCTGATGACATCCACGACTACATTCAAGAGAGTGCAACGGAGCAAATTTACAACCTAGCCGGCGTTGATGACGAGTCAGAAGAGGACGATACACTTTTTAAGGCTGGTCGTGGTCGTGCGGTTTGGCTTGGTGTAAATTTACTAACAGCTCTTTTTAGCTCGTCTATAATCGGACTTTTTGATGAGACAATAGCAGCCTACGTCGCTCTTGCTGTTTTAATGCCAATAGTTGCATCAATGGGTGGAAATACCGGCACACAAGCACTTGCCGTTACGGTTCGCCGTCTAGCACTTGGCGAGATAGAGTTTAAAGATGCCAAACATGTTCTAAAACGTGAGGTTAGTATTTCACTCATAAATGGACTAATCTTTGGTGTAGTAATGGGTATAATCGCCTCTGTTTGGTTTGACAAAGGTATGCTTGGCGTTGTTATCGGACTTAGTATGGTTACGAATTTATTCTTTGCTGGATTTTTTGGCACGATCATACCTCTTACACTAAGGCGTTTTAATATCGATCCAGCTGTTGGCTCAGCCGTCATTCTTACTACTTTTACTGATGCGATAGGATTTTTTAGCTTTTTAGGACTTGCAAAATGGATACTACTATAA
- a CDS encoding menaquinone biosynthesis decarboxylase: MDYIKLLKENNLLRVIDEPTDIDLEIAHASYIEVKREGSQALLFKNPVCKKTGRKFAPVLTNIYGSKRALELIFGLNPDEIAAEIEKLLKPRKPRNFKEKLDFLAYLFNMRKIFTKRLKGEGECQQVKFIGEDADLLSLPALKTWPHDGGAFITMGQVYTQSLDGNLQNLGMYRLQIYDKNRLGMHWQIHKDGANFFHEYKRAGKKMPVSIAIGGDPLYIWCGQAPLPKGVFELLLYGFIRKEPAKLVKSLTNEIYVPHDADYVIEGFMDTAKCELEGPFGDHTGFYTPIEPFPVMDVTAITSKRKPVFHATVVGKPPLEDKYMGWATERVFLPLLRTTVPELLDYNMPENGVFHNLILAKINTLYPAHAKQAMHAFWGVGQMSFVKHAIFVGADAPELKDYDEFTSFVLNRFGSQSVLISQGVCDQLDHASPNSCFGGKLGVDATQDFCKFNPMVLSDSELLAKFQSISPNVKELKQFKTDTKTPICVVKFEKDYVVKELFDKLLTFREFFKLLIVVDMQNHLENPYMLLWRVTNNIDALRDIFIDGENFCVDATSKDEREGYTRGWPLQTDCDREVVADLVKRGIVKDEPELFKKFEIFG; encoded by the coding sequence ATGGACTACATCAAGCTTTTAAAAGAAAATAATCTACTTCGTGTTATCGACGAGCCAACAGATATTGATCTTGAGATCGCGCATGCAAGCTATATCGAGGTCAAGCGCGAGGGTTCGCAAGCGCTACTTTTTAAAAACCCAGTTTGCAAAAAAACTGGGCGTAAATTTGCCCCAGTGCTTACAAATATCTATGGCTCAAAACGCGCGCTTGAGCTTATCTTTGGGCTAAATCCTGATGAGATCGCAGCCGAGATAGAAAAGCTTTTAAAGCCCAGAAAACCTCGTAATTTCAAAGAAAAGCTTGATTTTTTAGCCTATCTTTTTAATATGAGAAAAATTTTTACTAAGAGATTAAAAGGTGAGGGTGAGTGCCAGCAGGTGAAATTTATAGGTGAGGATGCTGATTTGCTATCGCTTCCGGCGCTAAAGACATGGCCGCATGACGGAGGTGCTTTTATCACTATGGGCCAGGTTTATACGCAAAGCTTGGATGGAAATTTGCAAAATTTAGGCATGTACCGCCTACAAATTTATGATAAAAATCGCCTTGGCATGCACTGGCAGATCCACAAAGACGGTGCAAATTTCTTTCACGAGTACAAGCGTGCAGGCAAAAAAATGCCAGTCTCTATAGCCATTGGCGGCGATCCGCTTTATATTTGGTGCGGACAAGCGCCGCTTCCAAAGGGAGTTTTTGAACTTTTGCTTTATGGCTTTATCCGTAAAGAGCCAGCCAAACTTGTAAAATCCTTAACGAATGAAATTTACGTTCCGCACGATGCGGACTACGTGATAGAAGGTTTCATGGATACGGCTAAGTGCGAGCTTGAAGGGCCATTTGGCGATCACACTGGCTTTTATACACCTATCGAGCCTTTCCCAGTGATGGATGTAACGGCGATAACTAGCAAGCGTAAACCAGTATTTCACGCGACTGTGGTTGGAAAGCCGCCACTTGAGGATAAATATATGGGCTGGGCGACTGAGCGGGTTTTTTTGCCGCTTTTGCGAACGACCGTGCCTGAGCTTTTAGACTACAATATGCCTGAAAATGGTGTTTTTCACAACCTAATCTTAGCCAAGATAAATACGCTTTATCCAGCTCATGCAAAGCAGGCCATGCACGCATTTTGGGGCGTTGGGCAGATGAGCTTTGTAAAACATGCTATTTTTGTTGGAGCCGATGCGCCTGAGCTTAAAGATTATGATGAATTTACTAGCTTTGTTTTAAATCGTTTTGGTAGCCAAAGTGTGCTAATAAGCCAAGGTGTGTGCGATCAGCTTGATCATGCTAGTCCAAATTCGTGTTTTGGTGGCAAACTCGGCGTAGATGCAACGCAGGACTTTTGTAAATTTAACCCTATGGTTTTAAGCGACAGTGAGCTTTTAGCTAAGTTTCAAAGTATATCGCCAAATGTAAAAGAGCTTAAGCAGTTTAAAACGGATACTAAAACGCCTATTTGTGTGGTGAAATTTGAAAAAGATTATGTGGTAAAAGAGCTTTTTGACAAGCTTTTGACATTTAGAGAATTTTTTAAACTCCTTATCGTTGTGGATATGCAAAATCATCTTGAAAACCCATATATGCTACTTTGGCGTGTGACAAATAATATCGATGCGTTGCGTGATATTTTCATAGATGGTGAAAATTTCTGCGTAGATGCCACTAGCAAAGATGAGCGTGAGGGATATACACGTGGCTGGCCGCTACAAACGGATTGTGACCGTGAAGTAGTTGCTGATCTAGTTAAGCGCGGCATAGTAAAAGATGAGCCAGAGTTATTTAAAAAATTTGAAATATTTGGCTAG
- a CDS encoding FxsA family protein: protein MRFFAFLFFLIEAIFIYLFVDKFGFLNYFLEVLVSGFVGIALLLNAGFSSLNSPQVAFKSFLGGNLFSQLGLSFGGMLLFLPGILTDVFGIAVVVFSLIFKKNVAKNESYQEFKFQNFSEQGSKKDDGEIIDVEVVEEPKRVN, encoded by the coding sequence ATGAGATTTTTTGCATTTTTGTTTTTTTTGATAGAAGCGATATTTATCTATCTTTTTGTTGATAAATTTGGCTTCTTAAACTATTTTCTCGAGGTGCTTGTTTCTGGATTTGTAGGCATTGCACTTCTTTTAAATGCTGGATTTTCTAGCTTAAATTCGCCTCAAGTGGCGTTTAAAAGCTTTCTTGGTGGAAATTTATTTAGCCAGCTAGGGCTTAGCTTTGGCGGAATGCTTTTGTTTCTGCCAGGAATTTTAACAGATGTTTTTGGTATAGCCGTAGTCGTTTTTTCTTTGATATTTAAGAAAAATGTAGCGAAAAATGAGAGCTATCAGGAGTTTAAATTTCAAAACTTTAGCGAGCAGGGCAGTAAAAAAGATGATGGCGAGATCATCGACGTTGAGGTCGTTGAAGAGCCAAAAAGAGTAAATTAG
- a CDS encoding plasminogen-binding N-terminal domain-containing protein, whose protein sequence is MKRIFVILSLVFGFAFGADFSLNEYRTPIISVDSDGTATIVDSPEILIGSSGVVLHKFDTDSSIIARVSVISKNSGFAKIRFEVFDLLEQKALPLPGIAPANGDMVVLNYLYNRSLIIVPNKEIYEEITSAFPNMIFIHPDIIGAYLSYEYKPNPSRDDFRKMCAQSAAGLIFVAMDGRSVFADCQSFKVLKEFKSGEVEYYQLPFYTRVSDIDTVFWKLNSEHINNYDAHYEKLFEEDN, encoded by the coding sequence TTGAAACGTATATTTGTGATTTTATCGCTAGTTTTTGGCTTTGCTTTTGGGGCTGATTTTTCTTTAAATGAGTATAGAACTCCTATAATTAGCGTCGATAGTGATGGCACAGCGACGATAGTTGATAGTCCAGAAATTTTAATCGGCTCAAGTGGTGTCGTACTTCATAAATTTGATACTGATAGCTCTATCATCGCAAGAGTTAGTGTTATCTCAAAAAATTCTGGCTTTGCTAAGATTAGATTTGAGGTGTTTGATCTGCTTGAGCAAAAGGCACTCCCACTTCCAGGCATTGCGCCTGCAAATGGCGATATGGTCGTGCTAAACTATCTTTATAACCGCTCATTAATTATCGTGCCAAATAAAGAAATTTATGAAGAGATCACATCTGCGTTTCCAAATATGATATTTATTCATCCAGATATTATAGGAGCGTATCTAAGCTACGAATACAAGCCAAATCCAAGCAGAGATGACTTTAGAAAAATGTGTGCTCAAAGTGCAGCTGGTTTAATTTTCGTAGCGATGGATGGCAGAAGTGTTTTTGCTGATTGCCAAAGTTTTAAAGTGCTAAAAGAATTTAAAAGTGGCGAGGTTGAGTACTATCAGCTACCATTTTATACAAGAGTTAGCGACATAGACACCGTGTTTTGGAAGCTAAATAGCGAGCACATTAACAACTACGACGCTCACTACGAAAAACTTTTCGAAGAAGACAACTGA
- a CDS encoding RNA degradosome polyphosphate kinase translates to MSENGTIFINRELSWLRFNSRVLAQCEKEIPLLEKLKFIAIYMTNLDEFYMIRVAGLKQLFAAGATTSSGDGMSPLDQLREIRKYLQNEQNLVEDHYKKTVNALSKEGLFIKNYDELDDSLKQKCDEYFFSNILPVIVPIAVDATHPFPHLNNLSFSLAVKLADIEHPEILKYGMIRISRVLPRFTQPSSNVFVPIETIVHRHAEEIFPGYKLLSSAAFRVTRNADIVIEEEEADDFMMILEQGLKLRRKGAFVRMQIDKNVDADILDFLNFHMKIFHKDVYFSSIPLTLSSLWEIAGSKNFTHLANAPYVPKTLPPFGNGISVFDAIDKEDVLLVHPFESFDPVVSFIKEASKDPKVISIRMTLYRVDKSSPIIQSLIDAASDGKQVTVMVELKARFDEENNLHWAKALEDAGAHVIYGITGFKVHAKVSQVIRQIGDKLKFYMHFGTGNYNGSSAKIYTDVSLFTSKEEFSQDTTSFFHILSGYNKNRRLNALSMSPFQIKERIIEKIRVEASKGSEGRIIAKMNALIDEDVINELSRASNAGVKIDLIVRGVCGLRPGIKGKSENIKVRSIIGKYLEHARILYFKHAQPKIYISSADWMPRNLERRLELMTPIFEPRLQERLLEILELQLSDNDLAFELQNSGEYVKVARNENEKVISCHEVLENYISKIYKSVKKDTDKAKADMLASKLLKES, encoded by the coding sequence ATGAGCGAAAATGGAACTATTTTTATAAACCGAGAATTAAGCTGGCTACGCTTTAATTCAAGGGTGCTCGCTCAGTGTGAAAAGGAAATTCCTTTACTTGAAAAGCTAAAATTTATAGCCATTTATATGACAAATCTAGACGAGTTTTATATGATCAGAGTCGCTGGCCTAAAGCAGCTTTTCGCAGCTGGAGCTACTACAAGCAGTGGCGATGGAATGAGCCCACTTGATCAGCTAAGAGAGATTAGAAAATATCTACAAAATGAGCAAAATTTAGTAGAAGATCACTATAAAAAAACAGTAAATGCTCTTAGCAAAGAGGGGCTTTTTATAAAAAATTATGACGAGCTTGATGATAGCTTGAAGCAAAAGTGTGACGAATACTTTTTCTCAAATATCTTACCAGTCATCGTTCCTATCGCTGTCGATGCAACTCATCCATTTCCGCACCTAAACAACCTTAGCTTTTCACTTGCCGTGAAACTTGCTGATATCGAACATCCAGAAATTTTAAAATACGGCATGATAAGAATTTCAAGAGTCTTGCCACGTTTTACACAGCCAAGTAGCAATGTTTTTGTGCCGATTGAAACGATCGTACACCGCCATGCAGAAGAAATTTTTCCAGGGTATAAGCTACTTAGCTCGGCTGCTTTTAGAGTGACGAGAAACGCTGATATCGTCATCGAAGAAGAAGAAGCGGATGATTTTATGATGATACTTGAGCAAGGGCTAAAGCTTCGCAGAAAAGGAGCTTTTGTTCGTATGCAAATCGATAAAAACGTAGATGCTGACATCTTGGACTTCTTAAATTTTCATATGAAAATTTTTCATAAAGATGTCTATTTTTCAAGTATTCCGCTCACTCTTAGCTCACTTTGGGAGATAGCTGGAAGTAAAAATTTTACCCACCTAGCAAATGCGCCTTACGTTCCAAAGACACTACCACCATTTGGCAATGGTATCTCGGTATTTGACGCCATAGATAAAGAAGATGTGCTCTTAGTGCATCCATTTGAGAGCTTTGATCCAGTTGTAAGCTTTATAAAAGAAGCCAGCAAAGATCCAAAAGTCATATCTATTCGAATGACACTTTATAGAGTCGATAAAAGCTCACCAATAATTCAAAGCCTAATAGACGCCGCAAGTGATGGCAAACAAGTAACTGTGATGGTTGAGCTAAAAGCAAGGTTTGATGAAGAAAATAACCTGCACTGGGCAAAGGCGCTTGAAGACGCAGGCGCGCACGTGATATATGGCATCACAGGCTTTAAGGTACATGCAAAAGTTAGCCAGGTCATTCGCCAAATCGGCGATAAGCTTAAATTTTATATGCACTTTGGTACAGGCAACTACAACGGCAGTTCGGCTAAAATTTACACCGACGTGAGCCTATTTACAAGCAAAGAAGAATTTAGCCAGGATACGACCTCATTTTTTCACATCCTCTCAGGATATAATAAAAACCGCCGTCTAAACGCTCTTAGCATGTCGCCTTTTCAGATAAAAGAGCGTATCATCGAAAAGATAAGAGTGGAAGCAAGCAAAGGCAGCGAGGGTAGGATCATTGCCAAAATGAATGCGCTAATCGACGAAGATGTGATAAATGAGCTTAGCCGCGCATCAAACGCAGGTGTGAAGATCGACCTTATAGTTCGTGGTGTGTGCGGACTAAGGCCTGGCATAAAAGGCAAAAGTGAAAATATAAAAGTTCGCTCAATAATCGGCAAATACTTAGAGCACGCTAGAATTTTATATTTTAAACATGCTCAGCCAAAAATTTATATCTCAAGTGCTGACTGGATGCCGCGAAATCTAGAGCGTCGCTTGGAGCTTATGACACCTATTTTTGAGCCAAGACTTCAAGAGAGGTTGCTTGAAATTTTAGAGCTTCAGCTAAGCGATAATGACCTAGCTTTTGAGCTACAAAATAGCGGTGAATACGTAAAAGTAGCAAGAAACGAAAATGAAAAAGTAATATCTTGCCACGAAGTTTTGGAAAATTATATATCTAAAATTTATAAATCCGTAAAAAAAGACACCGACAAAGCAAAAGCCGATATGCTCGCAAGCAAGCTCTTAAAAGAGAGCTAA